A genomic region of Alicyclobacillus sp. SO9 contains the following coding sequences:
- a CDS encoding DnaD domain-containing protein, with translation MKQLAKLCDEFEANGFGQLSQIIEEQLDDLVTTYSYAWVRQAMTEAVEYNKRSLKYMRRVLSTWNAEGGPDAAKAKHEAAVSSQTLLYV, from the coding sequence GTGAAGCAGCTCGCAAAGTTGTGCGACGAATTCGAGGCGAATGGTTTTGGTCAGCTGTCCCAAATCATCGAAGAGCAGTTGGACGACCTAGTGACAACCTATTCCTACGCCTGGGTCAGACAAGCGATGACGGAAGCAGTCGAGTACAACAAGCGATCGCTCAAATACATGCGCAGGGTCTTAAGCACATGGAACGCAGAAGGCGGACCGGATGCGGCGAAAGCCAAGCATGAGGCCGCAGTCTCAAGTCAAACATTGCTCTATGTATGA
- a CDS encoding MFS transporter translates to MMIKHQEGHASNWRVLLILFFLTSIVESMGMSHVFSFMPVYLQGMHTPHVATWVGILSAVTFVTGLPLVPLWGIWAQRFGGKAIIIRSAYVETVVFVVLGMSHVLAGVFIGMLLVGFQLGNTGVMLAEIRRAAPNERVGYAVSVFSVASSVGMAGGPLLGGLLTGIHLINLHGLYILDGILSFLVGTMLLVWYRQPRQQPHEQSGRRKQSPAKLQVSQAEDDGVTSGSAAQQSAWKAAWKSVQFTFSLRISWVLFGIYTVLMMARQMVMPYLPIVIENLHLHFASTTFIIGILMGLTAVIGAVITVIAGRIGDRLGFVRILAIAFAAAIPASVLLGFLGNVLWFTVALTVFSAGYSIGGAMIFALFSTRIPESHRSTALNLVYLPLYLGGIIGPTLASALTHVGLFGPYIGAAVFLLSGLVLILTLLVKRRSSTPVPHSPQSPSM, encoded by the coding sequence ATGATGATAAAACATCAGGAAGGACACGCGTCCAATTGGCGTGTGTTGCTTATACTGTTCTTTCTTACATCTATAGTGGAATCTATGGGCATGAGCCATGTTTTTTCCTTTATGCCCGTTTATCTTCAGGGGATGCATACGCCCCACGTAGCAACTTGGGTGGGGATTTTGTCTGCTGTCACATTTGTTACGGGTCTCCCGTTGGTGCCGCTTTGGGGTATCTGGGCACAGCGGTTTGGCGGTAAAGCAATTATTATACGCAGTGCCTACGTTGAGACGGTGGTGTTCGTCGTCTTAGGTATGAGCCACGTTCTGGCGGGAGTGTTCATAGGGATGCTTCTTGTCGGTTTTCAATTGGGGAACACGGGCGTAATGTTGGCTGAAATTCGACGGGCAGCACCCAATGAACGAGTCGGGTATGCAGTGTCTGTATTCAGTGTGGCCTCCTCAGTTGGTATGGCTGGAGGTCCCTTGCTTGGAGGGTTGCTGACTGGCATTCATTTGATTAACCTGCATGGATTGTACATCCTCGACGGAATCCTGTCTTTTCTCGTAGGCACTATGCTGCTGGTGTGGTATCGACAACCCCGTCAGCAACCCCATGAGCAATCAGGACGCCGTAAACAGTCTCCCGCTAAGCTACAGGTGTCTCAAGCTGAAGATGACGGTGTCACATCGGGATCGGCAGCACAGCAGTCGGCGTGGAAAGCGGCATGGAAATCCGTGCAGTTTACTTTTAGCCTGAGAATCAGCTGGGTACTGTTTGGAATCTACACCGTGTTAATGATGGCCAGGCAGATGGTGATGCCGTACTTGCCCATCGTGATTGAAAATTTGCATTTACACTTTGCCTCAACTACTTTTATCATCGGTATTTTAATGGGCCTCACTGCTGTTATTGGTGCCGTCATCACCGTTATTGCAGGTCGAATCGGAGACCGTTTGGGGTTTGTCCGCATCTTGGCTATTGCGTTTGCGGCCGCTATTCCGGCATCAGTTCTCCTTGGCTTCCTTGGCAATGTGCTTTGGTTCACCGTCGCGTTGACGGTATTTAGCGCGGGCTACAGCATTGGCGGTGCCATGATTTTTGCGCTGTTCTCTACCCGTATTCCAGAATCTCACCGAAGCACGGCGTTAAATTTGGTTTATTTGCCATTATATCTCGGGGGAATTATCGGTCCAACTCTGGCCTCTGCACTGACTCACGTTGGACTGTTTGGTCCCTATATAGGGGCCGCGGTTTTTCTCTTAAGCGGGCTGGTTCTTATTTTGACGCTGTTGGTAAAAAGGCGGAGTTCGACGCCCGTTCCCCATTCTCCTCAGAGTCCCTCGATGTAG
- a CDS encoding FAD-dependent oxidoreductase: MNPSEAAKKVVVVGGVALGAGVAAKSRRMSEQAEIVLIERGPYVSFANCGLPYYLGGVIKDRSKLLLHTPESLKSRFDIDVRVKQEVTKIDRDKKVVTVRLVDTGEEYEESYDKLVLAMGARPIFPNLPGKELDGIFNMRTVPDVDRMKTWIEAGSVKDVAVIGAGFIGLEAVENLVHLGLNVTLVEKAPQVLPPFDAEITTPVLKELNRMGVNVIVGDGIASFSGVDRVSGLTLESGKDIKADMVIMGLGVRPDTSIAQEAGLETGFAGALRVNEYLQTSDADIYSGGDLAELPYLVNGEKRWIPLAGAANKQGRIIGKNLFGAKEKFRGAQGTSIVRVGKVTLGLTGFTEKSAKQAGQPYFVSYNTVGHHAGYYPGAEDLTIKLVVDPEDGRLLGAQVVGGTGVDKRIDVLATAIYGNMTVEDLASLDLAYAPPFSSAKDPVIMAGMAAENRQRGEIQTVARVSDVQAENVRVLDVRNANELDGGMIENAVNIPLDQLRDHAEKLDKAAHWVVYCRSGHRSYFATKMLQGLGFQNVYNLTGGYVVQELQESTKTQQPVHS, encoded by the coding sequence ATGAATCCTTCAGAAGCCGCGAAGAAAGTTGTGGTTGTCGGCGGTGTCGCATTAGGTGCGGGAGTTGCTGCAAAGTCGAGGAGAATGAGTGAACAGGCGGAAATCGTTCTTATTGAACGAGGCCCGTATGTATCCTTTGCCAATTGTGGACTGCCCTATTATTTGGGTGGAGTGATTAAAGACCGGAGCAAGCTGTTACTCCATACACCGGAGTCTTTGAAATCCAGGTTTGATATTGATGTGCGTGTGAAGCAGGAAGTGACGAAGATAGACCGTGATAAGAAAGTGGTCACTGTTCGTCTCGTCGACACGGGGGAAGAGTACGAGGAAAGCTATGACAAGCTCGTTCTGGCCATGGGTGCTCGTCCTATCTTTCCAAACCTGCCCGGCAAAGAATTGGATGGTATCTTCAACATGAGAACCGTTCCCGATGTTGATCGGATGAAGACCTGGATTGAAGCAGGAAGCGTGAAAGACGTAGCTGTAATTGGTGCGGGATTCATTGGACTAGAAGCAGTAGAAAACCTGGTACACTTGGGGCTCAACGTGACCTTGGTGGAAAAGGCTCCGCAAGTCTTGCCGCCTTTTGACGCAGAAATTACAACGCCAGTCCTGAAAGAGCTGAATAGGATGGGCGTGAATGTCATTGTCGGCGACGGCATTGCGAGCTTCAGCGGTGTCGACAGAGTGAGCGGCCTGACGCTGGAGAGCGGGAAAGATATTAAAGCCGACATGGTGATTATGGGACTGGGTGTTCGTCCTGACACATCCATTGCACAGGAAGCTGGTTTGGAAACAGGGTTTGCAGGCGCGCTGCGTGTCAATGAATACCTGCAAACAAGCGATGCTGACATATACAGCGGCGGGGACTTGGCTGAATTGCCTTATTTGGTGAATGGGGAGAAGCGTTGGATCCCGTTAGCTGGTGCTGCAAACAAGCAGGGGCGCATCATCGGCAAAAACCTGTTTGGCGCTAAAGAGAAGTTCCGTGGAGCGCAGGGCACCTCTATCGTTCGCGTTGGCAAGGTCACACTTGGGTTAACTGGTTTTACCGAGAAATCGGCGAAGCAGGCCGGTCAACCGTACTTTGTTTCTTATAACACAGTGGGACATCATGCGGGATACTATCCTGGAGCTGAGGACCTTACGATAAAACTCGTGGTAGACCCAGAAGACGGAAGGCTTCTAGGTGCTCAAGTGGTGGGAGGTACTGGTGTAGATAAGCGTATTGACGTGCTCGCCACAGCTATCTACGGCAACATGACGGTGGAAGATCTCGCATCTCTGGACTTGGCCTACGCACCGCCTTTTTCTTCCGCCAAAGATCCCGTTATTATGGCCGGCATGGCTGCAGAAAATCGGCAACGCGGCGAAATCCAAACAGTAGCCCGCGTTAGTGACGTGCAGGCAGAAAACGTTCGGGTGCTGGATGTTCGCAACGCGAATGAGCTGGACGGTGGTATGATTGAAAATGCGGTGAACATCCCGCTTGACCAGCTTCGTGATCATGCGGAGAAACTGGATAAGGCAGCGCACTGGGTGGTGTATTGCAGAAGTGGACATCGGAGCTACTTTGCAACAAAAATGCTTCAGGGTCTGGGATTCCAGAATGTGTACAACTTAACTGGGGGTTATGTCGTACAGGAACTGCAGGAATCTACCAAGACCCAGCAACCGGTTCATTCGTAA
- a CDS encoding glycosyl hydrolase: MSTPIAHAATRFSPIYQAFVSVSHQSPVTEKYEPSSGVYLGMFVKDSLTKKLAAQDGDTSRDARLAYAGQAYGKKPAIYLTYRNFYESFPTQFANEVKSLHGAVQIGWQPEIQINGQTKSLDYLFTQNPKQTKSYIRQFIADAKASGVPVFLRFASEMNGPWTPWHSKAADGSPDYTLFKKAWVEVWNEIQAQKASNVVMVFSPTSIVSGPSRNQEIMKFYPGDKYVDWIGESVYTFPYNPAIQSETLGDNIVYQAEGVYDLFRSHKKPFMISEGAAVSAMPDPWKPGGSILLPQKNYSDWATMQISNMMNIIPKAMPLVKAVTYFNESTVLADASPNDKNITYNVNEHKNTMAAFKNSISDSDYLSTINAKDNSAPNGRSFIPLSKSGITSGVHTVSPYITTKEMQPPAKVVFTQNGSVLASTTEPPWNLQIDFTQVSPTQPITITAYSQTGVVVAQGTFQVMKTHLVYVDHKVTLHTHKWNDGSHQYIDPQWVNVYRQTGNWYQIQTTLGPRWIQTPYVNHTLTLSHYSQLYTNPTLLSAVGGGVSPQTVHVIKSDIDWVEIQTWLGPKWLFLPQLRNELTVTSRTTLYGSADRSSVTYGTISPQSVNVLKGTGNWYEIQTWAGPKWIYEPPVMQKG; this comes from the coding sequence ATGTCCACACCTATAGCGCATGCAGCAACGAGATTTAGTCCCATTTATCAGGCTTTCGTGTCTGTATCACATCAGTCACCCGTTACAGAAAAATACGAACCGTCATCCGGCGTCTATCTTGGAATGTTTGTCAAAGATAGCTTAACGAAGAAGCTCGCGGCTCAGGATGGAGATACAAGTCGAGATGCGCGTTTGGCGTACGCGGGACAAGCCTATGGGAAGAAGCCGGCTATTTATCTGACGTATCGGAACTTCTATGAATCATTTCCGACGCAATTTGCAAACGAGGTGAAATCTCTGCATGGAGCGGTACAAATCGGATGGCAACCAGAAATACAAATCAATGGACAGACGAAAAGCTTGGATTATTTGTTTACTCAGAACCCAAAACAAACGAAAAGCTATATTCGTCAATTTATAGCTGATGCTAAGGCATCAGGGGTACCTGTATTTCTCCGTTTTGCTTCGGAGATGAACGGGCCCTGGACGCCATGGCACTCCAAAGCAGCGGATGGTTCGCCGGACTACACATTGTTTAAAAAAGCTTGGGTGGAAGTGTGGAATGAAATTCAAGCCCAAAAAGCTAGCAACGTCGTAATGGTATTTTCGCCAACCTCTATTGTGAGTGGACCAAGTCGAAATCAAGAAATTATGAAGTTCTATCCTGGTGATAAATATGTCGACTGGATTGGGGAGTCAGTTTACACATTTCCTTATAACCCTGCAATTCAGTCTGAAACCTTGGGGGATAACATTGTTTATCAGGCGGAAGGGGTCTATGACCTATTTCGGTCTCACAAAAAGCCATTCATGATTAGTGAGGGAGCCGCTGTTTCGGCAATGCCGGATCCTTGGAAACCGGGCGGATCGATACTTTTGCCTCAAAAGAATTATAGCGACTGGGCAACAATGCAAATTAGCAATATGATGAATATCATTCCGAAGGCAATGCCATTAGTAAAGGCCGTTACTTATTTTAATGAAAGCACTGTCTTGGCAGATGCTTCGCCCAATGATAAAAACATCACTTACAACGTAAATGAACACAAGAATACAATGGCGGCCTTTAAAAACTCAATCTCAGACAGTGATTACCTGTCTACTATAAATGCGAAGGACAACAGTGCGCCAAACGGTCGGTCTTTCATTCCCCTAAGTAAGTCAGGAATCACCAGCGGTGTACATACTGTGAGTCCATATATCACAACCAAGGAGATGCAGCCACCTGCCAAGGTTGTATTTACTCAAAACGGCTCTGTTCTTGCGTCGACAACAGAGCCCCCTTGGAATTTACAGATTGATTTTACACAGGTCAGTCCAACACAGCCAATCACAATTACAGCTTATAGCCAAACAGGCGTAGTGGTAGCACAGGGCACTTTTCAAGTTATGAAAACGCATTTGGTGTACGTTGACCACAAAGTGACCTTACATACACATAAGTGGAACGACGGTTCTCACCAGTACATCGATCCGCAATGGGTGAATGTCTACCGGCAAACCGGAAACTGGTATCAGATTCAAACAACGTTGGGTCCGCGGTGGATTCAAACTCCGTATGTGAATCACACCTTAACACTGAGTCATTATTCTCAATTGTATACTAACCCTACCTTATTATCAGCAGTCGGAGGCGGGGTGAGCCCCCAGACTGTTCATGTCATAAAGAGCGATATCGACTGGGTAGAGATTCAGACATGGTTGGGGCCGAAGTGGCTATTCTTACCGCAGTTGCGCAATGAACTAACCGTCACATCACGAACGACATTGTATGGCAGTGCGGATCGTTCCTCCGTAACCTACGGCACGATTAGCCCGCAGTCAGTGAACGTTTTAAAAGGTACTGGTAACTGGTATGAAATTCAAACTTGGGCAGGCCCAAAGTGGATTTATGAACCACCTGTGATGCAGAAGGGATAG
- a CDS encoding class I SAM-dependent methyltransferase, translating to MTEMNNNYHKVIDEVFLNYVLDNPQLHERWLLQQTLYTGTARRSIFNMLPLQSGMKILDVGSGFGAAAFDLAALHSIHIEAVDSDANTNELAEHLYTLLQDAGGIRPESSVRFVAANAYELPYEDNSFDFIISRYLFQHLQAPESAMREIRRVLKPECFACIIDIDDQYTISYPEESAEFDTLKHAFSELQKHRGGDRFVGRKLASYMNQAGLDVVNTLIQPAAQFFQNDENGLSHQLTLQRFNDSKADIVRYGILTSEEFDRCFEQIQTLKSQWQFASNGQMIVLGRRPAEEPV from the coding sequence ATGACGGAAATGAACAATAACTATCATAAAGTAATAGATGAAGTGTTTTTGAATTATGTTCTAGACAACCCGCAATTACACGAGCGATGGCTTCTGCAGCAGACCCTGTATACAGGTACAGCACGACGTTCCATTTTCAACATGTTACCGTTGCAGTCCGGTATGAAAATACTCGATGTCGGAAGCGGCTTTGGAGCTGCTGCATTTGATTTGGCAGCTCTCCATTCTATCCATATAGAAGCAGTAGATTCGGATGCGAATACAAACGAACTCGCAGAACATCTATACACTCTTTTGCAAGATGCCGGAGGGATCCGCCCTGAGTCATCGGTTCGATTTGTAGCAGCAAACGCCTATGAGCTTCCCTACGAAGACAACAGCTTTGATTTCATCATTTCGCGCTACCTATTCCAGCATCTACAGGCACCGGAATCAGCCATGAGAGAAATCCGGCGGGTCCTGAAACCCGAATGCTTCGCCTGCATTATTGATATCGACGATCAATATACCATTTCCTATCCTGAGGAAAGCGCAGAATTTGATACTCTGAAACACGCGTTTAGCGAATTGCAAAAGCACCGCGGCGGCGATCGCTTTGTCGGCCGCAAACTGGCTTCCTACATGAACCAGGCGGGTCTTGACGTTGTTAACACCCTTATTCAGCCAGCGGCTCAGTTTTTTCAAAATGATGAAAATGGTCTTTCTCATCAATTGACACTCCAACGCTTCAATGACTCTAAGGCCGACATCGTCCGTTACGGTATTTTGACATCCGAAGAATTTGACCGCTGCTTTGAACAAATTCAAACCCTTAAATCGCAGTGGCAATTTGCATCTAATGGACAGATGATTGTGCTTGGGCGGCGTCCTGCAGAGGAACCGGTGTAA
- a CDS encoding LysR family transcriptional regulator codes for MEMDHKLMAFLAVARHGNFSRAAEELHMSQPAVSQQVQSLEHELQVKLFERNTKRVSLTGAGKIVQHYGGEIETAYGAMQRMLDDLTNVVAGELVIGASYTFGEYVLPYAVAEFCKFYPDVRPSIQISNTIHVANMLLEDAIDVGIVEGEIEEAGLVTDELMTDKMVIIAAPSHAPATDPAMLKRLQAETWILREPGSGTRAAADKVLESLGIEVKSKMEFGSTQAIKESVQAGLGISVLSELAIKKELAQEALKALFYPGQADRPFYLLRRRSAFEPKVAEMFREFLAEYVRIHFAPTPASDS; via the coding sequence ATGGAAATGGACCATAAATTGATGGCCTTCCTGGCGGTTGCACGGCATGGCAACTTTTCTCGAGCCGCCGAGGAACTCCACATGTCGCAGCCAGCAGTCAGCCAACAAGTACAATCACTTGAGCACGAACTCCAGGTGAAACTGTTCGAACGCAATACGAAACGAGTCTCTCTGACCGGTGCGGGAAAAATTGTGCAGCACTACGGAGGGGAAATCGAGACAGCTTACGGTGCAATGCAGCGAATGCTTGACGACCTGACGAACGTAGTAGCAGGAGAACTCGTAATCGGAGCCAGCTATACGTTCGGTGAATACGTACTTCCGTACGCTGTGGCCGAGTTCTGCAAATTCTATCCAGACGTACGACCGTCCATTCAGATTTCCAATACAATTCATGTAGCCAATATGTTGCTGGAAGACGCTATTGATGTTGGTATTGTGGAGGGTGAAATTGAAGAAGCCGGTTTGGTCACAGATGAACTGATGACGGACAAAATGGTGATAATTGCAGCACCGTCTCATGCTCCAGCGACGGATCCGGCCATGTTAAAACGCTTGCAAGCGGAAACATGGATTTTAAGAGAACCTGGTTCAGGCACCAGAGCAGCGGCTGATAAGGTACTTGAATCTCTCGGTATTGAAGTGAAATCGAAAATGGAATTTGGCAGCACACAGGCAATCAAGGAGTCAGTGCAGGCAGGTTTGGGGATTTCTGTGCTCTCAGAGCTTGCAATTAAGAAAGAACTTGCTCAAGAGGCCTTAAAAGCACTTTTCTATCCTGGACAAGCAGACAGACCCTTCTACCTGTTACGAAGGCGCTCCGCATTTGAACCGAAAGTGGCCGAGATGTTCCGTGAATTTCTTGCGGAGTATGTCAGGATTCACTTTGCGCCAACACCAGCATCTGACAGTTGA
- a CDS encoding phospholipase D-like domain-containing protein, with product MAFESGLTMKTYFSPEDDTTQAFLNFLQSAKKTIHIAIFAFHLPLAMKILLEKHKEGLEVRMVIDHREAHGRYEHPEIKKLRAAGIPVIEGTSQEDEIMHHKFAVIDGESVLAGSWNFSETASKEDNYFDIVTNTERAQLFLKHWHNIENYMSTHDAGYNPQLQQNSNQPSKQGN from the coding sequence ATGGCATTTGAAAGTGGATTGACGATGAAAACGTATTTTTCACCGGAAGATGATACGACGCAAGCGTTTCTTAATTTTCTTCAATCAGCCAAAAAAACCATCCATATTGCTATTTTTGCCTTCCATTTGCCTTTGGCCATGAAAATACTGTTGGAAAAACACAAAGAAGGACTCGAGGTAAGGATGGTCATCGATCACCGGGAGGCACACGGCAGATACGAACACCCGGAAATAAAGAAACTGCGAGCAGCAGGCATCCCAGTCATAGAAGGTACTAGTCAAGAGGATGAGATTATGCATCACAAGTTTGCTGTAATTGACGGAGAATCTGTTTTGGCAGGTTCTTGGAATTTTAGTGAAACCGCCAGTAAGGAAGACAATTATTTTGATATTGTCACCAATACAGAAAGAGCACAGTTGTTTCTGAAACACTGGCACAACATCGAGAATTATATGAGCACCCATGATGCAGGATACAATCCACAGCTTCAACAAAACAGCAACCAGCCAAGTAAGCAGGGTAACTAG
- a CDS encoding DUF4064 domain-containing protein, which yields MKVASMVLGIVGSVFGIIAAIMAMIAGGIGGAFGASGASTVTGLGWGALAASVVGLIGSILVSGKPKAAAVLMLIGGIAGIIFVSYFYILPGILLIIPGIMSFFIKPKTDKSSQSVSM from the coding sequence ATGAAGGTAGCATCTATGGTTTTAGGAATTGTAGGGTCGGTCTTCGGAATCATCGCAGCCATTATGGCAATGATAGCCGGCGGAATTGGCGGTGCATTCGGCGCAAGTGGAGCCAGTACAGTCACCGGTTTGGGATGGGGCGCCTTAGCAGCTTCGGTCGTTGGTCTTATCGGTTCAATACTGGTTAGTGGAAAGCCAAAAGCTGCAGCTGTATTGATGCTAATCGGGGGTATCGCAGGTATCATCTTTGTGTCCTATTTCTACATACTGCCTGGCATTCTCCTGATTATCCCTGGAATCATGAGTTTCTTTATCAAACCGAAAACAGACAAATCTTCTCAGTCCGTTTCCATGTAA